A genomic window from Pecten maximus chromosome 4, xPecMax1.1, whole genome shotgun sequence includes:
- the LOC117326474 gene encoding uncharacterized protein PF11_0207-like codes for MVLISERNRKTPGPVVLLSERNRKTPGPMVLISEKKEKKQENASPSGSDIRKKQENAWSSGSDIRKKQENAWTNGSDIRKKQENAWTNGSDIIKKQENASPSGSDIRKKQENAWPSGFDIRKKQENAWPSGSDIRKKQENASPSVSVIRKKQENAWSSGSDIRKKQENAWPNGSDIRKKQENAWTSGSKQENAWPNGSDIRKKQENAWTNGSVIRKKQENAWPNGSDIRKKQENAWTSGSVIRKKQENAWPNGSDIRKKQENASPSGSDIRKKQENAWTNGSDIRKKQENAWTNGSDIRKKQENASPSGSDIRKKQENAWPNGSDIRKKQENAWTSGSKQENASPSGSDIRKKQENASPSGSDIRKKQENASPSGSDIRKKQENAWPNGSDIRKKQENASPSGSDIRKKQENAWSSGSDIRKKQENAWTNGSDIRKKQENAWTNGSDIRKKQENASPSGSDIRKKQENASPSGFDIRKKQENAWPSGSDIRKKQENASPSVSKQENASPSGSDIRKKQENASPSGSDIRKKQENASPSGSDIRKKQENAWPNGSDIRKKQENASPSGSDIRKKQENAWSSGSDIRKKQENAWTNGSDIRKKQENAWTNGSDIRKKQENASPSGSDIRKKQENASPSGFDIRKKQENAWPSGSDIRKKQENASPSVSVIRKKQENAWSSGSDIRKKQENAWTSGSVVGHTRRLHKSGEYSAHWRIRHNSLPQRLSELSFLTVD; via the exons ATGGTTCTGatatcagaaagaaacaggaaaacgccTGGACCAGTGGTTCTGTtatcagaaagaaacaggaaaacgccTGGCCCAATGGTTCTGATATCAGAAAAGAAAGA aaagaaacaggaaaacgccTCGCCTAGTGGTTCTGatatcagaaagaaacaggaaaacgccTGGTCCAGTGGTTCTGatatcagaaagaaacaggaaaacgccTGGACCAATGGTTCTGatatcagaaagaaacaggaaaacgccTGGACCAATGGTTCTGATATCATaaagaaacaggaaaacgccTCGCCTAGTGGTTCTGatatcagaaagaaacaggaaaacgccTGGCCTAGTGGTTTTGatatcagaaagaaacaggaaaacgccTGGCCTAGTGGTTCTGatatcagaaagaaacaggaaaacgccTCGCCTAGTGTTTCTGTtatcagaaagaaacaggaaaacgccTGGTCCAGTGGTTCTGatatcagaaagaaacaggaaaacgccTGGCCCAATGGTTCTGatatcagaaagaaacaggaaaacgccTGGACCAGTGGTTCT aaacaggaaaacgccTGGCCCAATGGTTCTGatatcagaaagaaacaggaaaacgccTGGACCAATGGTTCTGTtatcagaaagaaacaggaaaacgccTGGCCCAATGGTTCTGatatcagaaagaaacaggaaaacgccTGGACCAGTGGTTCTGTtatcagaaagaaacaggaaaacgccTGGCCCAATGGTTCTGatatcagaaagaaacaggaaaacgccTCGCCTAGTGGTTCTGatatcagaaagaaacaggaaaacgccTGGACCAATGGTTCTGatatcagaaagaaacaggaaaacgccTGGACCAATGGTTCTGatatcagaaagaaacaggaaaacgccTCGCCTAGTGGTTCTGatatcagaaagaaacaggaaaacgccTGGCCCAATGGTTCTGatatcagaaagaaacaggaaaacgccTGGACCAGTGGTTCT aaacaggaaaacgccTCGCCTAGTGGTTCTGatatcagaaagaaacaggaaaacgccTCGCCTAGTGGTTCTGatatcagaaagaaacaggaaaacgccTCGCCTAGTGGTTCTGatatcagaaagaaacaggaaaacgccTGGCCCAATGGTTCTGatatcagaaagaaacaggaaaacgccTCGCCTAGTGGTTCTGatatcagaaagaaacaggaaaacgccTGGTCCAGTGGTTCTGatatcagaaagaaacaggaaaacgccTGGACCAATGGTTCTGatatcagaaagaaacaggaaaacgccTGGACCAATGGTTCTGatatcagaaagaaacaggaaaacgccTCGCCTAGTGGTTCTGatatcagaaagaaacaggaaaacgccTCGCCTAGTGGTTTTGatatcagaaagaaacaggaaaacgccTGGCCTAGTGGTTCTGatatcagaaagaaacaggaaaacgccTCGCCTAGTGTTTCT aaacaggaaaacgccTCGCCTAGTGGTTCTGatatcagaaagaaacaggaaaacgccTCGCCTAGTGGTTCTGatatcagaaagaaacaggaaaacgccTCGCCTAGTGGTTCTGatatcagaaagaaacaggaaaacgccTGGCCCAATGGTTCTGatatcagaaagaaacaggaaaacgccTCGCCTAGTGGTTCTGatatcagaaagaaacaggaaaacgccTGGTCCAGTGGTTCTGatatcagaaagaaacaggaaaacgccTGGACCAATGGTTCTGatatcagaaagaaacaggaaaacgccTGGACCAATGGTTCTGatatcagaaagaaacaggaaaacgccTCGCCTAGTGGTTCTGatatcagaaagaaacaggaaaacgccTCGCCTAGTGGTTTTGatatcagaaagaaacaggaaaacgccTGGCCTAGTGGTTCTGatatcagaaagaaacaggaaaacgccTCGCCTAGTGTTTCTGTtatcagaaagaaacaggaaaacgccTGGTCCAGTGGTTCTGatatcagaaagaaacaggaaaacgccTGGACCAGTGGTTCT GTGGTGGGCCATACAAGACGGTTACATAAATCAGGCGAGTATTCAGCTCACTGGCGAATTCGACACAATTCTCTCCCACAGAGACTGTCAGAGTTATCGTTCTTGACGGTTGATTGA